CAGCTGCCCCATATCGGATTGGTCGGTGACACGTACACGATCTTGGTCAGTGGTGCCGACACCGATGGCAGATACACCCTGATCGACATGCACGTTCCGCCTGGCGGTGGACCGCCGCCGCACAGACACGATTTCGAGGAGATGTTCACGGTCCTCGACGGCGAGGTCGAGGTGACGTTTCGCGGTGAGAAGATCACCGCAGGAGTCGGGGTGACGATCAACATCCCTGCCAATGCCCCGCACTCGTTCGTCAACGGCTCCGATCGAGCCGCGCGGCTGCTGTGCATGTGTTCCCCTGCAGGGCAGGACGAGTTCTTCACTCTGGTCGGCCAGGCCGTTGCGAGCCGCACCGAGGCTCCGGTTCCGCTCGACGCGGCCGCTACACAAGCTTTCATCGCGAAGTCGCAGACATTGGCTCCGAGCTTCCACACCGAGTTGCTGCCGCCGGAGAAGCAATGACCCAGCAGCAACGCACAGAACTGGACGGACTGCTGCGCCACGGCCCACTCGACGTCGGAGGAGACGTCGCCGAGCAACGCGTGATCTTCCACGACATGATTTCGGCAGTGCCCCTGCCCAGTGATGTGTCGACCGTCGAGGACGAACTCGGCGGAGTGCCTGTCGTTCTCGTCGACACCCCTGGAACCGACCCGTCCCGAGCGGTGCTGTACCTGCACGGCGGCGCATACGCGCTCGGATCGGCGGCGGACTCGGTCGGGCTGGCCAACGATGTCTCTCGACGAGTCGGTGCGCGTGTCATCTCGGTCGACTACCGCCTTGCACCCGAACATCCATTCCCCGCGGCCCTCGACGACGCACTGGCCGTCTACCGGGCCCTACTCGATCAGGGCACGTCCAGCGAAAGCATTGCAGTCGTGGGCGAATCCGCCGGAGGTGGCCTGGCGATCTCGCTGCTCGCCGCACTCCGCGCCCATGATCTGCCGCAACCCTGCTGCGCCGCGGTCTTCTCACCCTGGGTCGATCTGACTGTGTCGGGCACAGCGCCACCACCAAAGCCGACCTCGACCCCGCGCTCACCGCCGAGGCTCTGCGCACGCGTGCCCGCGACTACGTCGGCGACAACGACGTGGACCCACTGCTCGCCAGTCCCATCGACGCCGACCTCACCGGTTTGCCACCACTGCTGATCCAAGTCGGCTCGCACGAGATCTTGCTCGACGACGCTATCCGGTTGGCAGCCCGTGCGGCTGATCGGAACGTCGAGGTGGACCTTCAGGTCTGGCCGGAGGTACCACACGTCTTCCAGGGCTTCGCCGCTCTGCTCGACGACGCCGACCGCGCGCTGAACGCCGTGGCCGTTTTCATGGAGCGACACGGGTTCGCGTCAGCGTCACCGACTCGCCGCTCGTAGCCCGGACGGGGGCCGTACCCGAGGGGTGTCCACACGGACGGTGACGGTGATCCGTCTCCCCGGCGAACGCGCGGAAACAGCGGGTTTAGTGTTGACGACGAATGCGACTCAGGAGCGGAACCTGAGGACGCGCGTCCGCCGACCGCTCAGGAGTGTCATGACGACCCCGCAGAATCCCCCGGAAAAGCAATCCCCCGACATCGACGTCAAACCGCGTAGTCGCGACGTCACCGATGGACTGGAGAAGACGGCAGCGCGCGGCATGCTCCGCGCCGTCGGCATGGGCGACGACGACTGGGTCAAGTCCCAGATCGGTGTCGCATCGTCGTGGAACGAGATCACCCCGTGCAACCTCTCGCTCGAGCGGCTGGCCAAAGAGGTCAAGAAGGGCGTCCACGCCGCCGGCGGGTATCCGTTGGAATTCGGCACCATCTCGGTGTCCGACGGCATCTCGATGGGCCACGAGGGCATGCACTTCTCGCTGGTCTCCCGTGAGGTCATCGCCGACAGCGTCGAAACCGTCATCAGCGCCGAGCGCCTCGACGGCTCGGTCCTGCTCGCCGGGTGCGACAAGTCTCTGCCCGGAATGCTCATGGCCGCAGCACGTCTGGACCTGGCGAGCGTGTTCCTCTACGCCGGTTCCACATTGCCCGGCTTCGCCACCCTGTCCGACGGCAGCGAGCACCAGGTGACGATCATCGACGCATTCGAGGCCGTCGGGGCCTGTTCACGCGGACTGATGTCGCGGGCCGACGTCGACACCATCGAACGCGCCATCTGCCCCGGTGAAGGTGCCTGCGGCGGAATGTACACCGCCAACACGATGGCCAGTGCAGCCGAGGCAATGGGAATGTCGTTGCCCGGCAGCGCATCACCGCCCGCACCGGACCGTCGACGCGACGGATTCGCACACGCCAGCGGCGAGGCCGTCGTCGACCTTCTCCGACGCGGCATCCGCACCAGCGACATCCTCACCAAGGAAGCGTTCGAGAACGCCATTGCCGTCGTCATGGCCTTCGGTGGCTCCACCAACGCCGTCCTGCATCTCCTCGCCATCGCCCACGAAGCGCAGGTCGAGCTGACCCTGGCCGACTTCACCCGCGTCGGCGCAAAGGTTCCCCACCTCGCGGACGTCAAGCCGTTCGGCAAGCACGTCATGACCGACGTCGACGCCATCGGCGGAGTACCCGTCGTGATGAAGGCTCTGCTCGACGCCGGCCTGATGCACGGCGACTGCATGACGGTCACCGGAAAGACCGTGGCACAGAACCTCGCTCACATCGCACCGCCCGATCCCGACGGCAAGGTGCTGCGCGCACTCGACAAGCCGATCCACCCGACAGGCGGCATCACCATTCTCGAGGGCTCACTTGCTCCGGGCGGGGCCGTCGTCAAGTCCGCAGGCTTCGACTCCGACGTATTCGTCGGTACCGCACGAGTTTTCGAGCGCGAGCGTGCGGCAATGGATGCTCTGGAGAACGGAACAATCACCGCCGGCGACGTCGTCGTCATCCGCTACGAGGGCCCCAAGGGCGGGCCGGGAATGCGTGAGATGCTCGCGATCACCGGAGCGATCAAGGGCGCGGGCCTCGGCAAGGATGTCCTGCTGCTCACCGACGGACGGTTCTCCGGCGGCACCACGGGCCTGTGCGTCGGACACGTTGCCCCCGAGGCAGTCGACGGCGGTCCCATCGCCTTCGTCCGCGACGGTGACCAAATCCGACTCGACGTCGGCAAGGGCACCCTCGACCTCCTGGTCGATGCAGCCGAACTGGACTCCCGCGCACAGGGTTGGGCTCCGCTGCCGCCGCGCTACACCCGCGGAGTGCTGGCGAAGTACTCGAAGCTGGTGGGATCGGCCTCGAACGGTGCGGTGCTGATCTAGCCCTCACCTCCCCTCTCCCCGCCCCCCTTCCCCCGCCGCGTCAATGGACCACTGCATACGTCTGAGAAGTGCAAGGGTTCATTCACGCAGCGATGCCCGCGCATGAATGAACCACTGCACACGTCTCGGCGATGCAATGGTCCATTCACGCGAGCGGGGTGGGCGGGTGGGGCGGGTGGGGCGGGCAGGGAGAGCTACAGCGGCATTGCCCACATGGAGCTCGAGCGTTCCTTGAATTCGGTGCAGTTCGCGTGTTGCTTGCTCGCCCTCTGGTAGAAGGTCTGCAGCGGAGCAGCGGGTTGCACCGGCTCCGAAGCGGGCGCAACCGGGAGATCGCTGAGTTCGAGTGCGGCGTCGAGGGCTTCCTCTGCCTCGACGCGTCGGGTGCGCGCCAGGTTCGACAACGCGAGCTGGTGAATCGTCACCCGCTCACCGGACTTGGCGTCCACGCGGGCCTGTCGGGCAACGGATGCATCGAGTTCGTACACCTTCGAGGCCAGCTGGTAGATGCTGGGGCGTTCGAGTTCTGCGTCCACCAGAGCCGGCTCGGCCACGGTGCGCGTCGGCTCACTCTTCGGCACGACTTTCGGTGTGTCTTCCTCGGCGGCACGTAGTGCGTGCCGCGCACTCGGCTTTTCGATTTTTGCGGCCGACGGCCGTTCCAGTAGCTGCTCGAGTTCGGCTACCTCACGGTCGGCTGCTCCATCCTTGGCAGGCGGAACGACGAAGGGCACGATCGGCTCGAACGGGATCCTCTCCGACGACGTCGCCAGTGCCGCGCTCCGCGAGGGGATCAGCAGCGCCACGATCACCGTGCCGACGCCGAACACCACGGCGGCAACCAGGCTGGTGTGCGTCACCGCGTCGCCGAACGCGGCGACGGCATTGGCCTGCAAGTTGTCTGCGAACCCGCTGAGAAACGCATTCTGGGCGCGAATGATGTCGGACACGATCACTGCACCGGCAAGCGAATCCTGGGACGCAGCAAGCCCTTCCGCTGCCTGCCCGGTGTACTGGCCGTTCGGTTGCTTACCGGGGAAGGTTTGCAGAAAGCCTTCGATTCCCTGCCGATAGGACGCGGCGAGCACCGAACCGAGCACGGCGATTCCGAGCGAGCCGCCGAGTTCGAGCGCTGTGTCGTTGAGTCCGCCGCCCACACCGAGCTTGCTGTCCGGAAACTCGCCCATGATGGCGTCGGTGCACGGCGAGACGGACAAGCCGATCGCGAGACCGAGCAGCGTCAGCACGGGCAGGAAGTCGGAGTACGTTGCGGTCGGGTCGATTCCGATCAACGAGACGACCGACAGCGTTCCCACGACCATGCCCGCGGTCACGGTGACGCGTGGTCCGAGCTTCGGTGTGAGCCACATCGTGATTCCGGATCCGACGAAGACTGCGCCGGCCAACGGCAAGAGGTGCACGCCCGTGGAGACCGGGCCGTACCCGAGGGCGAACTGGAGGTACTGGGCGACGAAGTAGATCGCACCGAACGTGACCAGGAAGAACACCAGCACCGCGAGGGTCGCGCCACTGAGGATGCGGGAGGAGAACATTCGGACGTCGAGCAGCGGATTGGGATGGCGCAGTTCCCATCCCACGAAGCCCACGATCGACAGCAGGCCGACGAGCGCGAAGTACAACGGCCCGACGGTCCAGCCGAAGTGCATTCCTTCGATGATGGCGTACACGACGGTCGACACGGCCAGGACCGACAGCAATCCACCGACCCAGTCGATCGCGCCGGGGTCGACGGCCCGCGACGGCGGAACCAGGACGACGGCTCCGACGATGGCCGCCAACGCAATAGGAACGTTGATCAGGAAAGTCGAATGCCAGGTGAAGCTCTCGAGGAGCCAACCCGCAAGCAGTGGTCCGGCTGCAATGGCGAGTCCCGAGGTAGCCGCCCATACGGTGACGGCGGTGGCGCGCTCTCGCTTCGGGAACGTGGCGACCAACAGCGACAGCGTTGCGGGCATGACGATCGCCGCGGCGACGCCCATGACGATGCGCGCCAGGATGACTCCGACGGTGGCGTCGGTGAGTGCCCCGGCAATCGAACCCGCCACGAAGATGATCAAGCCGAGAATCAGTGCCCCACGACGGCTGTAGCGATCGCCGATCACGCCGCACAGCAGCATCAGAGACGCGTATGGGACGGTGTAGCCGTCGATCACCCACTGCAGGTCACTGCTGGTCAGACTCAGGTCGAGAGTCATCGATGGTGCCGCGACCAGCAGGGCCGTGTTGGCCATGACCACGATCAGCAGACTCAGGCACAGGACCACCAGAGCCGACCAGCGTCGTGAATACGGTTTGTTCATATCTTGGACAGGCGTCATCGCAAGCAACGTCATTGTGTTCCCCCCCGTTGGCAAAGTGCCGACACACCTTGCACAGTGCTGTGCAGCTTAAGAAGAATCGTCTACGATCGGCAATCTTTTGTGGCGGCAGCCACACTCTCCGCACACGATCGTGCTAGTTGTTGACCTGTGCGAAAGACGACGGAGTCGAGATCGACTGCACGGGATGCCGCAGCGCCACCCGTGCAGCGCCGTGACGCCAGGTCGAACCGAGCGAGAATTCTCGATGTCGCACAACGGGTGTTGGCGGACAATCCGGATGCGACCATCAACGACGTCGCAGCCGCGGCAGGGGTGGTTCGGCGAACCGTATACGCCCACTTCGCCTCTCGCGAGGCGCTGATCGACGGCATCGCCCTGGAGGCGGCCGACAGCATCTCGGCGGCTCTCGGCCGCGTTCCCGCCGCCGACGAATCGGCCGTGACGGTCTTCGTCCGGCAGACGCTGGCTCTCACTCGCGTCGGCGACCAGTACCGTCTACTTCTCGCTGTTGCGCGAA
The nucleotide sequence above comes from Rhodococcoides fascians A25f. Encoded proteins:
- a CDS encoding cupin domain-containing protein, yielding MSRQAAPTAIPDDDPSRMLTVAQADDAQLPHIGLVGDTYTILVSGADTDGRYTLIDMHVPPGGGPPPHRHDFEEMFTVLDGEVEVTFRGEKITAGVGVTINIPANAPHSFVNGSDRAARLLCMCSPAGQDEFFTLVGQAVASRTEAPVPLDAAATQAFIAKSQTLAPSFHTELLPPEKQ
- a CDS encoding alpha/beta hydrolase produces the protein MTQQQRTELDGLLRHGPLDVGGDVAEQRVIFHDMISAVPLPSDVSTVEDELGGVPVVLVDTPGTDPSRAVLYLHGGAYALGSAADSVGLANDVSRRVGARVISVDYRLAPEHPFPAALDDALAVYRALLDQGTSSESIAVVGESAGGGLAISLLAALRAHDLPQPCCAAVFSPWVDLTVSGTAPPPKPTSTPRSPPRLCARVPATTSATTTWTHCSPVPSTPTSPVCHHC
- a CDS encoding alpha/beta hydrolase, with the translated sequence MRTRARDYVGDNDVDPLLASPIDADLTGLPPLLIQVGSHEILLDDAIRLAARAADRNVEVDLQVWPEVPHVFQGFAALLDDADRALNAVAVFMERHGFASASPTRRS
- the ilvD gene encoding dihydroxy-acid dehydratase, which translates into the protein MTTPQNPPEKQSPDIDVKPRSRDVTDGLEKTAARGMLRAVGMGDDDWVKSQIGVASSWNEITPCNLSLERLAKEVKKGVHAAGGYPLEFGTISVSDGISMGHEGMHFSLVSREVIADSVETVISAERLDGSVLLAGCDKSLPGMLMAAARLDLASVFLYAGSTLPGFATLSDGSEHQVTIIDAFEAVGACSRGLMSRADVDTIERAICPGEGACGGMYTANTMASAAEAMGMSLPGSASPPAPDRRRDGFAHASGEAVVDLLRRGIRTSDILTKEAFENAIAVVMAFGGSTNAVLHLLAIAHEAQVELTLADFTRVGAKVPHLADVKPFGKHVMTDVDAIGGVPVVMKALLDAGLMHGDCMTVTGKTVAQNLAHIAPPDPDGKVLRALDKPIHPTGGITILEGSLAPGGAVVKSAGFDSDVFVGTARVFERERAAMDALENGTITAGDVVVIRYEGPKGGPGMREMLAITGAIKGAGLGKDVLLLTDGRFSGGTTGLCVGHVAPEAVDGGPIAFVRDGDQIRLDVGKGTLDLLVDAAELDSRAQGWAPLPPRYTRGVLAKYSKLVGSASNGAVLI
- a CDS encoding MFS transporter, giving the protein MTLLAMTPVQDMNKPYSRRWSALVVLCLSLLIVVMANTALLVAAPSMTLDLSLTSSDLQWVIDGYTVPYASLMLLCGVIGDRYSRRGALILGLIIFVAGSIAGALTDATVGVILARIVMGVAAAIVMPATLSLLVATFPKRERATAVTVWAATSGLAIAAGPLLAGWLLESFTWHSTFLINVPIALAAIVGAVVLVPPSRAVDPGAIDWVGGLLSVLAVSTVVYAIIEGMHFGWTVGPLYFALVGLLSIVGFVGWELRHPNPLLDVRMFSSRILSGATLAVLVFFLVTFGAIYFVAQYLQFALGYGPVSTGVHLLPLAGAVFVGSGITMWLTPKLGPRVTVTAGMVVGTLSVVSLIGIDPTATYSDFLPVLTLLGLAIGLSVSPCTDAIMGEFPDSKLGVGGGLNDTALELGGSLGIAVLGSVLAASYRQGIEGFLQTFPGKQPNGQYTGQAAEGLAASQDSLAGAVIVSDIIRAQNAFLSGFADNLQANAVAAFGDAVTHTSLVAAVVFGVGTVIVALLIPSRSAALATSSERIPFEPIVPFVVPPAKDGAADREVAELEQLLERPSAAKIEKPSARHALRAAEEDTPKVVPKSEPTRTVAEPALVDAELERPSIYQLASKVYELDASVARQARVDAKSGERVTIHQLALSNLARTRRVEAEEALDAALELSDLPVAPASEPVQPAAPLQTFYQRASKQHANCTEFKERSSSMWAMPL
- a CDS encoding TetR/AcrR family transcriptional regulator, with amino-acid sequence MQRRDARSNRARILDVAQRVLADNPDATINDVAAAAGVVRRTVYAHFASREALIDGIALEAADSISAALGRVPAADESAVTVFVRQTLALTRVGDQYRLLLAVARTDLGHNGIHNLLGPMREAAAAVIRRGQREGVFSSYQAAEVLILNIEAIALSILDATNAGLLTDPAGAATTSSLVLLGIAPEDAERIVADVRASDSSARAR